In Maridesulfovibrio sp., a single genomic region encodes these proteins:
- a CDS encoding proton-conducting transporter membrane subunit produces the protein MLPMMLVLAILLPLVAAIGCYFLRVSAIRSLIVLATGVCLAVVSLALLGQGSFTYSPGTIVGISWDSLVTLADFALLFVMLYYAFKLKNQLIKVFVILQIIPLAAFELFIVDHAVETPAIFADSLSLIMVAVISVIGSLICIFAIPYMKEHEEHLHLVKSRQPQFFFYLVLFLGAMNGLVLSNNILWLYFFFEVTTFCSFMLIGHDQTAIAVKNATRALWMNALGGVAFVFGMIWAYSVTGSLDLQVIIHSGPMGGAMIGALSLLCLAGFTKAAQAPFQSWLLGAMVAPTPVSALLHSSTMVKAGVYIVLRLAPAYAGTFLSQGVALCGAFTFLACAAIAISQSNGKKILAYSTISNLGLIICCAGLNSPWALTAAIILIIFHAASKALLFLCVGTIEHGIGSRDVEDMHGLYLKMPRTAVITIIGVLTMLLPPFGVLLGKWMAIESASGDMFVITMLALGSAVSLVFWARWAGILLTAPLRDKVPAENQNILTKVTLTALAGIAVVLSLFSPVIYTSLIEPMIGKTFDITIGVFASPMGVFAVYPIFVILAAAFIYSWIETKKAANAKSSQTYMCGANVSDPKEQAFIGPMNGPVTIKAGNYYMKEFFGEEKLTLWVNFTALALIVLMMGGAL, from the coding sequence TGGCCGCCATCGGTTGCTACTTTCTGCGTGTAAGTGCGATCAGAAGTCTGATCGTCCTTGCAACAGGAGTATGTCTTGCCGTTGTATCCCTCGCCCTGCTGGGACAGGGATCGTTTACCTATTCTCCAGGTACCATAGTTGGAATCAGCTGGGATTCCCTCGTCACCCTGGCGGATTTTGCCCTGCTTTTCGTAATGCTCTATTACGCATTCAAACTCAAAAACCAGTTGATCAAGGTATTCGTCATACTCCAGATCATTCCGCTGGCAGCGTTTGAACTCTTCATCGTAGACCATGCAGTAGAGACCCCCGCAATTTTTGCGGACAGTCTTTCCCTGATCATGGTAGCGGTGATCTCCGTAATCGGGTCTTTGATCTGCATTTTCGCAATCCCCTACATGAAAGAACATGAAGAACACCTGCACCTGGTCAAATCACGCCAGCCGCAATTCTTCTTCTACCTCGTCCTGTTCCTCGGAGCAATGAACGGACTGGTTCTTTCCAACAACATTCTCTGGCTCTACTTCTTCTTTGAAGTAACCACTTTCTGCTCCTTCATGCTCATCGGGCATGACCAGACCGCAATCGCAGTCAAAAACGCCACCCGCGCTCTGTGGATGAACGCTCTCGGCGGCGTGGCTTTTGTCTTCGGAATGATCTGGGCCTATTCGGTAACAGGTTCTCTCGACCTGCAGGTTATCATCCATTCCGGACCCATGGGCGGCGCAATGATCGGCGCTCTTTCCCTGCTCTGTCTCGCCGGGTTCACGAAAGCCGCCCAGGCACCGTTCCAGAGCTGGCTGCTCGGCGCCATGGTCGCCCCGACTCCGGTTTCGGCACTGCTGCACTCATCAACAATGGTCAAGGCCGGCGTATATATCGTCCTGCGTCTTGCCCCTGCCTATGCCGGAACATTCCTCAGCCAGGGAGTAGCCCTGTGCGGAGCCTTCACCTTCCTGGCATGTGCTGCTATCGCCATCAGCCAGAGCAACGGTAAAAAAATCCTTGCCTACTCGACTATCAGTAACCTCGGTCTGATAATCTGCTGTGCAGGACTCAACTCTCCCTGGGCTCTGACTGCGGCAATCATCCTGATTATCTTCCACGCAGCCTCCAAGGCTCTGCTCTTCCTGTGTGTAGGCACAATCGAACACGGCATCGGCAGCCGCGATGTTGAAGACATGCACGGGCTTTATCTCAAGATGCCCCGTACCGCTGTCATCACCATCATCGGTGTTCTGACAATGCTGCTGCCCCCATTCGGTGTTCTGCTCGGAAAATGGATGGCCATAGAATCGGCCTCCGGCGATATGTTCGTCATCACCATGCTCGCACTCGGCAGCGCCGTTTCGCTGGTATTCTGGGCTCGCTGGGCCGGAATCCTGCTGACCGCCCCCCTGCGCGACAAGGTTCCCGCAGAAAACCAGAATATACTGACCAAGGTCACCCTTACCGCACTTGCCGGTATTGCTGTTGTCCTGTCGCTGTTCTCTCCTGTCATCTACACCAGCCTCATTGAACCGATGATCGGCAAAACCTTCGATATCACTATCGGCGTATTCGCTTCGCCCATGGGAGTTTTCGCGGTCTATCCGATCTTCGTGATTCTCGCTGCGGCCTTTATCTATTCCTGGATTGAAACAAAGAAGGCAGCCAATGCCAAGTCTTCCCAGACTTACATGTGCGGCGCCAACGTTTCCGATCCCAAGGAACAGGCATTTATCGGTCCCATGAACGGACCCGTAACCATCAAGGCTGGAAACTACTACATGAAAGAGTTCTTCGGAGAAGAAAAACTCACCCTGTGGGTCAACTTTACCGCTCTGGCACTCATCGTACTCATGATGGGAGGGGCTCTGTAA
- a CDS encoding complex I subunit 1 family protein produces MKTLILMIIGIVIAPILGGLISGIDRRVTARLQSRFGPPILQPFYDVAKLFGKDKVINNFWQVFCAWIYLIAAALSVGLLFAQSDLLLVFFVQAIGAVFLVMGGLSTPSPYSQVGAQRELIQVLTYEPLIILVFASIFMVTGSFRIDAILAYKQPLLVQLPLMFVVIGYALTIKLRKSPFDFSTSHHGHQELVKGLLTEFSGPYLGLVELGHWYETIFILGICALFWHTSLVGCVLLLASTYFAELIIDNTMARMTWRWMLKYVWSIGLAMSFVNLIWLYAG; encoded by the coding sequence ATGAAAACTTTGATTCTCATGATTATCGGCATCGTTATAGCTCCCATTCTGGGCGGCCTCATCTCCGGTATTGACCGTCGGGTAACCGCGCGGCTGCAATCCCGTTTTGGCCCCCCGATACTGCAGCCTTTCTACGATGTAGCCAAACTGTTCGGCAAAGATAAGGTCATCAACAACTTCTGGCAGGTTTTCTGTGCCTGGATTTATCTTATCGCCGCCGCCCTGTCCGTGGGCCTGCTCTTCGCTCAGAGCGACCTGCTCCTGGTCTTCTTTGTCCAGGCAATCGGCGCGGTATTCCTGGTCATGGGCGGTCTTTCGACTCCTTCGCCCTACAGCCAGGTCGGCGCACAGCGTGAGCTGATTCAGGTCCTGACCTACGAACCGCTCATCATTCTGGTCTTCGCCTCCATTTTCATGGTTACCGGAAGCTTCAGAATTGATGCGATACTGGCCTACAAGCAGCCCCTGCTGGTCCAGTTGCCGCTCATGTTCGTTGTCATCGGTTACGCCCTGACCATCAAGCTGAGAAAATCCCCCTTTGACTTCTCCACTTCCCACCACGGGCATCAGGAACTGGTCAAAGGTCTGCTGACCGAATTCTCCGGTCCTTACCTCGGCCTTGTCGAACTCGGCCACTGGTATGAAACCATATTCATTCTCGGCATCTGTGCCCTGTTCTGGCACACCAGCCTGGTAGGTTGCGTACTCCTGCTCGCTTCCACCTACTTCGCAGAGCTGATCATCGACAACACTATGGCGCGCATGACCTGGCGCTGGATGCTGAAATACGTATGGAGCATCGGTCTGGCCATGTCTTTCGTCAACCTCATCTGGCTGTACGCAGGTTAA
- a CDS encoding NADH-quinone oxidoreductase subunit B family protein has protein sequence MFKKFIENSRAKSPWIMHFDCGSCNGCDIEVLACLTPLYDVERFGIVNVGNPKHADVLLVTGTVNPRNAKVLRNIYDQMPDPKGVIAIGACGLSGGIFRECYNVLGGVDKIIPVDVYVPGCPAKPEAIIDGVVTALAKFESLKG, from the coding sequence ATGTTCAAGAAATTCATTGAAAATTCACGCGCCAAATCCCCGTGGATCATGCACTTTGACTGCGGGAGCTGCAACGGCTGCGATATCGAAGTTCTGGCATGCCTGACACCGCTGTACGACGTCGAACGTTTCGGCATTGTCAACGTGGGCAACCCCAAACACGCGGACGTATTGCTGGTAACCGGAACAGTCAACCCCCGCAACGCAAAGGTACTGCGCAATATCTATGACCAGATGCCAGACCCCAAAGGCGTTATCGCCATCGGCGCATGCGGGCTTTCCGGCGGCATTTTCCGTGAGTGCTACAACGTACTCGGCGGCGTGGACAAGATCATCCCCGTTGATGTCTATGTTCCCGGCTGCCCGGCCAAACCCGAAGCTATCATCGACGGCGTGGTCACTGCCCTTGCCAAGTTCGAAAGCCTTAAAGGCTAA
- a CDS encoding NADH-quinone oxidoreductase subunit C, translating into MIENQIEVTLEGLVGAVSKMKSDGQRLVTFSCTNLGDGTADIIYHFDKDEVLTNLRLTVDMDKPVPSVSGVYFAALLIENEIQDQFDIKFDGLVLDFGRKLYLDDEITIIPMCNNTKAMTVKK; encoded by the coding sequence GTGATTGAAAATCAGATAGAAGTAACTCTGGAAGGACTTGTCGGCGCGGTGTCCAAAATGAAGAGTGACGGGCAGCGCCTGGTTACCTTTTCCTGCACCAATCTCGGTGACGGAACAGCCGACATCATCTATCACTTCGACAAGGACGAAGTTCTCACCAACCTGCGCCTGACCGTGGACATGGATAAACCTGTGCCTTCCGTCAGCGGCGTATACTTTGCGGCCCTGCTCATCGAAAACGAAATCCAGGACCAGTTCGACATCAAATTCGATGGGCTGGTACTCGATTTCGGCCGCAAGCTGTACCTTGACGATGAAATAACCATCATCCCCATGTGCAACAACACAAAGGCGATGACCGTAAAAAAATAA
- a CDS encoding nickel-dependent hydrogenase large subunit: MARTIIPFGPQHPVLPEPLHVKLVVEDEIVQEAIPALGYVHRGLEKLAEIRDYHQMIQIVERVCGICSNIHSMCYCQGIEEIMGVEVPERALYLRTIWSELHRMHSHLLWLGLFADAFGFEALFMQFWRIRERIMDINEATTGSRVITSVNVVGGVRQDLTPEMCSWILSEVATAEKEIKEIQNTILNDYTVCKRTKGIGVLTTEQAYDLGAAGPTLRGSGVASDMRLLKYAAFDKIDFEPVVENDGDCWSRSTVRFRETLQSVDLVRQAIAGLPQGDIAAKVKGNPEGEIITRVEQPRGECLYYIKGSGKKFLDRVRIRTPTFANIPPLLAMLPKCELADVPVIILSIDPCISCTER; the protein is encoded by the coding sequence ATGGCACGTACCATCATACCTTTCGGTCCGCAGCATCCGGTTCTTCCGGAGCCGCTGCATGTTAAGCTTGTCGTGGAAGACGAGATCGTACAGGAAGCCATTCCAGCTCTCGGATACGTTCACAGGGGGCTGGAAAAACTCGCTGAAATCCGCGATTATCACCAGATGATCCAGATCGTGGAAAGGGTCTGCGGCATCTGCTCGAATATCCACTCAATGTGCTATTGCCAGGGCATCGAGGAAATAATGGGCGTGGAAGTTCCCGAAAGGGCACTCTACCTGCGCACCATCTGGTCCGAACTGCACCGCATGCACAGCCACCTGCTCTGGCTGGGCCTTTTTGCCGATGCATTCGGCTTTGAAGCCCTGTTCATGCAGTTCTGGCGTATCCGTGAGCGCATCATGGATATCAACGAAGCAACAACTGGAAGCCGCGTCATCACCTCGGTCAACGTTGTCGGCGGTGTCCGCCAGGATCTGACTCCCGAAATGTGTTCCTGGATTCTCTCCGAAGTCGCTACGGCTGAAAAAGAGATCAAGGAAATTCAGAACACCATTCTGAATGACTACACTGTCTGCAAAAGGACCAAGGGAATCGGCGTTCTGACTACGGAACAGGCCTATGACCTCGGTGCAGCAGGTCCCACCCTGCGCGGCAGCGGTGTCGCTTCCGATATGCGCCTGCTCAAATACGCAGCGTTTGATAAAATAGACTTCGAACCGGTTGTCGAAAACGACGGCGACTGCTGGTCCCGCTCCACAGTCCGCTTCCGCGAAACCCTGCAGTCAGTAGACCTGGTAAGACAGGCTATCGCAGGACTGCCCCAGGGCGATATTGCAGCAAAAGTCAAAGGCAACCCCGAAGGTGAGATCATAACCCGTGTGGAACAGCCCCGCGGTGAATGCCTCTACTACATCAAGGGTAGCGGCAAGAAATTCCTCGACAGGGTCCGCATCAGAACTCCCACGTTCGCGAACATTCCGCCGCTGCTGGCAATGCTTCCCAAATGCGAACTTGCAGATGTTCCGGTTATTATTCTGTCAATCGACCCGTGCATCAGTTGCACGGAACGCTAG
- a CDS encoding 4Fe-4S dicluster domain-containing protein: MLNMTPTVLKNLLSKSSTRMYPVEKREPFERYRGELFNNIDECIFCKKCEMKCPSQCITVTKDKNTGTGTWVCDPFACVYCSICVDHCPTGSLYMKPIHRAPSATREMIEQEGKVKAPKKNAK, encoded by the coding sequence ATGCTTAACATGACTCCCACAGTGCTTAAAAACCTCCTGTCAAAGAGTTCCACACGCATGTACCCCGTGGAAAAGCGTGAACCCTTTGAACGCTACAGAGGAGAACTGTTCAACAATATTGACGAGTGCATCTTCTGCAAAAAATGCGAGATGAAATGCCCTTCACAGTGCATCACCGTCACCAAGGATAAAAACACCGGAACAGGCACCTGGGTATGTGACCCGTTTGCCTGCGTCTATTGCTCAATCTGCGTGGATCACTGCCCCACCGGCAGCCTGTACATGAAGCCGATACACCGCGCTCCCTCCGCAACGAGAGAAATGATTGAGCAGGAAGGAAAAGTTAAGGCTCCCAAAAAGAACGCCAAATAA
- a CDS encoding RluA family pseudouridine synthase, with product MSAEFVTVTAAESGLKLVRFLERRVGGHVPRSAVMRWIRKGNVRVDKGRCKPFDLVREGQVVRIPPYESQEETFLKLPALPILYEDDDYLAVCKPAGLPSQGGTGHTDSVAARLASMFADSPYRPAPAHRLDRDTSGVLLAGKSHSGQKNLSEFFADHAAVGKYYLAKVKGKWPHEETVELEDLLEKSGSDGHEKIHAGAGKIALCSVSPVKVEAGTSILAVKLHTGRTHQIRVQLSSRGFPVLGDAKYGGGKGAMKLHCCRIETPWFTAECLPEWFGDASCRINSFLA from the coding sequence GTGTCAGCCGAATTTGTGACTGTTACGGCCGCGGAATCCGGGCTCAAGCTGGTCCGGTTTCTTGAGCGGCGTGTTGGCGGGCATGTTCCCCGTTCTGCGGTCATGCGCTGGATACGCAAGGGCAACGTGAGGGTGGATAAAGGGCGGTGCAAACCTTTTGACCTCGTTCGCGAGGGGCAGGTTGTCCGCATTCCTCCTTATGAATCGCAGGAAGAGACCTTTTTGAAACTGCCGGCCCTGCCTATCCTGTACGAGGACGATGACTATCTGGCTGTCTGCAAGCCTGCCGGGCTCCCCTCTCAAGGCGGGACCGGGCATACGGACAGTGTGGCCGCAAGGTTGGCATCCATGTTTGCCGATTCCCCATACCGTCCCGCTCCGGCTCACAGGCTGGACCGTGATACATCCGGAGTGCTTCTTGCCGGAAAATCCCATTCCGGGCAGAAGAACCTGTCCGAATTTTTTGCTGACCATGCTGCTGTCGGGAAATACTACCTTGCCAAAGTTAAGGGAAAGTGGCCGCATGAGGAGACTGTTGAACTGGAAGACCTGCTTGAGAAGTCAGGCTCTGACGGTCATGAAAAGATCCATGCCGGGGCCGGTAAGATAGCTCTTTGCTCGGTCTCCCCTGTCAAGGTTGAAGCGGGCACCTCGATTCTTGCTGTAAAGCTCCATACGGGCCGGACGCACCAGATCCGGGTGCAGCTGTCTTCCCGAGGCTTTCCTGTTCTGGGTGACGCCAAGTACGGTGGAGGCAAAGGAGCCATGAAGCTTCATTGCTGCCGCATTGAAACTCCATGGTTTACCGCAGAATGTCTGCCGGAATGGTTTGGTGATGCTTCCTGTCGTATAAATTCTTTTTTGGCATGA
- a CDS encoding TRAP transporter large permease, with amino-acid sequence MELVTIGIVGIVALLAVILFLRIPVGFAMGIIGFVGFAKVLNLKAAYGMIGTEVWNVFSSYGLTVIPLFIFMGQICFYSGVNERLYKSAYAWMGHIRGGIAMATVLACAGFAAICGSNTATAATMSTVALPEMKKFRYNPILSTGSVAAGATLGVVIPPSVVLIIIGLQTGESIGRLFMGGVVPGILLCCLFLLTVSFMCFRHPDWGPAGPEATLREKLSSLPGSIEMVVLFVLVMGGLFAGWFTPTEAGAAGSAFALLISLVSGKMTFKKFYAAVVDTLKVSCMIMVVMLGAVIFGRFLAVTRIPFEAAEFVAGLPIPPTVIIVLICFIYVIGGMVMDALALLLITIPIFFPIVSAMGYDPVWFGVLITIVTTMGAITPPVGVTTFIVASMAEDVSIDRVFIGVSYFMLAYVALTVLMLLCPATVTFLPSLL; translated from the coding sequence ATGGAACTGGTCACTATAGGTATAGTCGGTATTGTCGCTCTGCTGGCAGTAATTCTTTTTTTGCGTATTCCTGTGGGGTTCGCCATGGGAATCATCGGTTTTGTCGGGTTCGCCAAGGTTCTCAACCTGAAGGCCGCTTACGGAATGATCGGGACCGAGGTCTGGAACGTATTTTCTTCCTACGGTCTTACAGTAATTCCTCTGTTCATTTTCATGGGACAGATATGTTTCTATTCCGGGGTAAACGAGCGGCTGTACAAATCAGCCTATGCCTGGATGGGGCACATCCGGGGCGGTATAGCCATGGCAACAGTCCTGGCCTGTGCCGGTTTTGCGGCCATATGCGGCTCGAACACGGCAACTGCGGCGACCATGTCCACAGTAGCCCTGCCTGAGATGAAAAAATTTCGCTACAATCCGATCCTGAGCACCGGATCGGTAGCTGCAGGCGCTACGCTGGGGGTCGTAATTCCTCCGAGCGTTGTCCTCATCATCATCGGCCTTCAGACCGGCGAGTCCATCGGTAGACTGTTCATGGGCGGCGTTGTACCGGGAATTCTGCTTTGCTGCCTTTTTCTTCTGACCGTCTCTTTCATGTGCTTCAGGCATCCCGATTGGGGACCTGCCGGACCTGAAGCCACCTTAAGAGAAAAGCTGTCATCCCTGCCCGGCTCCATAGAAATGGTCGTCCTTTTCGTTCTGGTCATGGGGGGGCTGTTTGCAGGCTGGTTTACACCTACGGAAGCCGGCGCAGCCGGTTCCGCCTTTGCTCTGCTCATAAGTCTGGTTTCAGGTAAAATGACTTTCAAAAAGTTTTATGCCGCTGTGGTCGATACTCTCAAAGTGTCGTGCATGATCATGGTGGTCATGCTTGGAGCGGTCATTTTCGGTCGTTTTCTGGCCGTGACCCGCATCCCGTTCGAAGCTGCCGAATTTGTAGCCGGGCTGCCCATCCCGCCTACTGTCATTATAGTGCTGATCTGTTTCATCTACGTTATCGGCGGCATGGTCATGGATGCTCTGGCACTGCTGCTTATCACCATTCCCATTTTCTTTCCCATAGTTTCGGCCATGGGCTATGATCCCGTGTGGTTCGGTGTGCTCATAACCATTGTGACGACAATGGGGGCCATAACTCCTCCGGTAGGTGTGACCACCTTCATAGTAGCTTCAATGGCCGAGGATGTTTCCATTGATCGTGTCTTCATCGGGGTCAGTTATTTCATGCTGGCTTATGTGGCGCTTACAGTTCTCATGCTTCTGTGTCCTGCCACGGTAACATTTCTGCCGTCCCTGTTATGA
- a CDS encoding TRAP transporter small permease yields MIDILEKTAVFICRVLAAVAGAALTVMIVLACANMVSRAVYIPVKGTFELMGFLGAVTAGFSLGFSQLTRSHIAVGLLFNRFPEPVRRVLDVVSEGASCVFFIFCANETAKWGMFLLDLGELSETLGIRFYPFVFAVALGCASMAFVLILDILRILRGKEPLKPA; encoded by the coding sequence ATGATAGATATTCTGGAAAAGACAGCAGTTTTCATATGCCGGGTCCTTGCAGCCGTGGCCGGTGCCGCACTCACTGTAATGATAGTCCTGGCCTGCGCAAACATGGTTTCAAGGGCGGTTTATATCCCGGTCAAAGGGACTTTTGAATTGATGGGGTTTCTGGGAGCGGTGACAGCCGGGTTCTCGCTGGGATTTTCGCAGCTTACCCGGAGTCATATTGCCGTGGGGTTGCTTTTCAACCGGTTTCCCGAGCCGGTCCGTCGGGTACTGGATGTAGTCTCCGAGGGCGCTTCCTGTGTCTTTTTTATTTTCTGCGCCAACGAAACCGCAAAGTGGGGCATGTTTCTTCTTGATCTCGGAGAACTGTCCGAGACTCTGGGGATTCGGTTCTATCCTTTTGTTTTTGCGGTAGCACTGGGATGTGCGTCCATGGCCTTTGTCCTGATACTGGACATTTTACGAATTCTGCGCGGAAAAGAACCGCTCAAGCCGGCGTGA
- a CDS encoding TRAP transporter substrate-binding protein, which produces MIRTGRLTGLLAVFAICVSVLCSTASASAAEISLSYANFPPPKTFPCVQMERWKQEVEKRTNGKVLVQTYPGSTLLGAKNTMRGVMQGQADIGCISLAYHPGVFPLCSVFELPLGFTSSTSASLALWDLYEKYKPSEFKRFKVLTMFTSAPSNLMTKDPVRTLEDLKGLELRASGILSKILESLGATPVSMPMSATPEALQKGVVKGLFSSFDVLKDLNFAEICRYETVTNTAVYPFAVIMNLNAWNALPDDVKKVFNDLGREQAEWTGKYMDQHVKDSLDWSKEKYGIEIIRMSDADMKAVKEKTLPLIEDWKKKASSAGINGAAVLSDVEASRVKYEGK; this is translated from the coding sequence ATGATCAGAACCGGAAGACTTACCGGCCTGTTGGCCGTATTTGCAATCTGCGTGTCCGTGCTTTGTTCAACTGCTTCGGCTTCGGCTGCCGAAATCAGCCTCAGCTATGCGAACTTTCCGCCGCCGAAGACCTTCCCGTGCGTCCAGATGGAACGTTGGAAGCAGGAAGTCGAAAAGCGGACCAACGGCAAGGTTCTGGTGCAGACTTATCCCGGTTCGACTCTGCTGGGAGCAAAGAACACCATGCGCGGAGTTATGCAGGGACAGGCCGATATCGGTTGTATCAGTCTGGCCTACCATCCCGGTGTTTTTCCTCTGTGTTCGGTTTTTGAACTTCCCCTCGGTTTTACTTCCTCAACTTCTGCAAGTCTCGCCCTCTGGGATCTGTATGAAAAGTACAAACCTTCTGAATTCAAAAGGTTCAAGGTGCTGACCATGTTCACCTCGGCTCCTTCCAACCTGATGACCAAAGATCCCGTGCGTACTCTTGAAGACCTCAAGGGCTTGGAACTCCGCGCTTCGGGCATTCTTTCCAAGATTCTTGAATCTCTCGGGGCTACTCCTGTTTCCATGCCCATGTCCGCAACTCCCGAAGCTCTGCAGAAAGGTGTGGTCAAGGGATTGTTTTCATCCTTTGATGTACTTAAGGATTTGAATTTCGCGGAAATCTGCCGCTATGAAACCGTAACCAACACGGCGGTATATCCTTTCGCCGTCATCATGAACCTGAACGCATGGAATGCCCTCCCTGATGATGTTAAAAAGGTTTTCAACGACCTCGGCCGTGAACAGGCCGAATGGACCGGAAAGTACATGGATCAGCATGTGAAGGATTCCCTGGATTGGTCCAAAGAAAAATACGGTATAGAGATTATAAGGATGTCCGATGCTGATATGAAGGCGGTAAAGGAAAAAACCCTTCCCCTGATTGAAGATTGGAAGAAAAAGGCTTCTTCCGCAGGCATCAACGGTGCTGCGGTGCTTTCCGACGTTGAGGCTTCCCGTGTGAAGTACGAGGGCAAATAG
- a CDS encoding VCBS repeat-containing protein has protein sequence MVVLSFFAATASFAAEARTYAVYPFEVNGPEQYKYLSRGIQTMLISRLNWTGHFEPVAGARDLKESDRPKSAIDEIKSAQRLGTDYLALGSITIMGKDASIDLRMVDKDGKSWPQSAKTTISELIPALDDMAKEIKGKLFEKPGSRKQTEEEKAREDARPSSPVNPEFLSASTAGKVVESTINPQFRYQGGTDTPGRWRSQSVKVVNLGGFVADVTGDGKNDVVVLTDKDIKVFRIDRERLVEQMSYSYPSRSSGLRIFPIDTDRDGVKEVVLTVMMKGQPYSYILSFKGGTTKVLLDRDRNFLSVIRIPPNFTETIVGQRVDSSRTFYSKDLVEYAFSDGRLVPIKSLTVPSFANVYNLTYLPQKGDDYKVLVINKYGRINMYDKNLEPLYESQDSYNSVDVKVEVQAKIAGMGNENAREKMENYYFLPMPVTVATLSDPTKKEVLLNKDLSVAGQVFSNYKSYAQGELQSEYWDGVGLSLAWKTRRIKGSITSYGIADIDNDGDDELYCILNTYPGSLGVKFRKTLVIAYELNLGRK, from the coding sequence TGGTTGTACTGTCGTTTTTTGCCGCAACAGCGTCATTTGCCGCTGAAGCCCGTACCTACGCTGTTTACCCCTTTGAAGTTAACGGGCCGGAACAATACAAATATCTCAGCCGCGGTATCCAGACCATGCTTATATCCAGGCTGAACTGGACAGGACATTTCGAACCTGTTGCCGGTGCCAGGGACCTGAAGGAAAGCGATCGGCCTAAATCCGCAATTGATGAAATCAAGAGTGCTCAGCGTCTGGGCACGGATTATCTTGCGCTCGGATCAATCACCATAATGGGCAAAGATGCTTCCATTGACCTGCGTATGGTGGACAAGGACGGAAAGTCCTGGCCGCAGAGCGCCAAGACGACCATTTCCGAACTTATCCCGGCCTTGGACGATATGGCCAAGGAGATCAAGGGTAAACTTTTTGAGAAACCCGGCAGCAGAAAGCAGACCGAGGAAGAGAAGGCCCGTGAGGATGCCCGCCCGTCAAGCCCGGTCAACCCCGAATTCCTGAGTGCCTCAACCGCTGGGAAGGTGGTCGAAAGCACCATCAACCCGCAGTTCCGCTATCAGGGTGGAACTGATACTCCCGGACGCTGGCGCAGTCAGAGTGTCAAGGTTGTCAACCTTGGCGGATTCGTTGCCGATGTTACCGGAGACGGTAAAAACGATGTGGTTGTCCTTACGGATAAAGACATCAAGGTCTTCCGTATAGACCGGGAGCGCCTTGTGGAACAGATGTCCTACAGCTACCCCAGCCGTTCTTCGGGATTGAGGATTTTTCCCATTGATACGGACAGGGACGGTGTAAAGGAAGTTGTCCTGACTGTAATGATGAAGGGACAGCCCTATTCGTACATCCTGTCATTCAAGGGTGGAACCACGAAAGTTCTTTTGGACAGGGATCGCAACTTCCTTTCCGTGATCAGGATTCCGCCCAACTTTACGGAAACAATTGTTGGTCAGCGGGTTGACTCCAGCAGAACGTTCTACTCCAAGGACCTTGTTGAGTACGCTTTTTCGGACGGAAGGCTTGTGCCCATCAAGAGCCTTACCGTTCCGTCTTTCGCCAACGTATACAACCTTACTTATCTGCCGCAGAAGGGTGACGACTACAAGGTTCTGGTCATCAACAAGTACGGCCGGATAAATATGTATGACAAGAATCTGGAGCCTCTTTACGAGAGCCAGGATTCGTACAACTCCGTTGACGTCAAGGTTGAAGTTCAGGCCAAGATTGCCGGTATGGGCAACGAGAATGCAAGGGAGAAAATGGAGAACTACTATTTTCTGCCCATGCCGGTTACCGTGGCCACTTTGTCCGACCCCACCAAAAAAGAAGTCCTGCTGAACAAGGACCTTTCTGTGGCCGGGCAGGTGTTTTCCAACTACAAGAGTTATGCTCAGGGTGAACTGCAGTCTGAATACTGGGACGGAGTCGGCCTGAGTCTGGCCTGGAAAACCCGCCGCATCAAGGGGAGTATCACCTCCTACGGCATCGCCGACATCGACAACGATGGTGATGATGAGCTTTACTGCATACTGAACACTTATCCCGGTTCGCTTGGAGTAAAGTTCAGGAAGACTCTGGTTATTGCCTACGAACTTAACCTTGGCAGGAAATAG